Proteins from a genomic interval of Luteibacter pinisoli:
- a CDS encoding T6SS phospholipase effector Tle1-like catalytic domain-containing protein, translating into MKESHGRYTDGKLADDVHSHPPFPADVRSYVSLPQVARDFTVPSLRKAGEGDVRIFVANFDGTGNDMYGDSDHMTNVGWIHNQLLGDSVPEWIKPEYVAGPGTQKNAIVKLFDGATGFTYDARLEQMYKALLEQARHWADENPHVTIRVISVGFSRGGEEAAGFTRLLHQRGIQDERGREEATNGDGPDQITFTRPPIAAPGTVAQAVGLFDPVGTGRPHQRDRHLPPSVISGFQIVARDERRNLFPSSQIMTPGISEDGRFWSVEVPGSHSDIGGSYHLDGLSVVNGNYMADYINSLLPEPVLTLREETMDATRYAIHHSEEHSLMYRTTVYDRDGLRDVVGSQLSPPHCRFVVVCAPPDAVDPFFASMLAERHAFVAHDWRYPEILAVEHIIEPVVRPLLTAQPEPKPFDNHAFDLERHLAVGNIPLPSGYDVVQDKTPASSLQPVSRPATPDIGHDLQLARDGQTINERVRQELGPRPLAPIVRVRALEQEQTPDLEPPLDHSLNQSHEPIHAGSQVPETPAQIQPVAVEVERGPGKDVDVDLDVDVLPLQVPLAAVLEPARADAHAPSHYYPPNDPRNESHRDHRLHASIHNLLAALHEKEGIDLSPTQMERLSLATLVTVKAHGLSAVTHMQFGQDERSNTIPTIHAFEAFRDNLTDPRTGWAGLEATAALRQPEQAVIQQLQDVNMAIEQRQAVNDMDMSRQQGVGMSMNM; encoded by the coding sequence GTGAAGGAATCGCATGGTCGTTATACCGACGGCAAACTGGCTGACGATGTTCACTCCCATCCCCCGTTCCCGGCCGATGTTCGTTCTTACGTAAGCCTTCCACAGGTGGCCAGGGATTTCACTGTTCCCAGTCTGCGCAAGGCCGGCGAGGGAGATGTGCGCATCTTCGTCGCCAACTTTGATGGCACAGGGAATGATATGTATGGCGATTCGGACCACATGACCAACGTGGGTTGGATCCACAACCAACTCCTTGGAGATAGCGTTCCCGAATGGATTAAGCCTGAGTACGTCGCGGGGCCAGGCACCCAAAAGAACGCGATCGTTAAATTGTTCGACGGGGCTACAGGTTTTACGTATGACGCCCGACTTGAACAGATGTACAAGGCCCTTCTTGAACAGGCGAGGCATTGGGCTGACGAAAATCCTCATGTAACCATTCGCGTGATTTCGGTCGGATTTAGCCGTGGGGGTGAAGAAGCCGCGGGCTTTACTCGCCTGCTGCACCAGCGAGGTATCCAGGATGAGCGCGGACGTGAGGAGGCGACGAATGGTGACGGCCCCGACCAGATCACCTTCACACGCCCTCCCATCGCAGCGCCGGGCACCGTCGCCCAGGCCGTCGGCCTCTTCGACCCGGTCGGCACGGGCAGACCACATCAGCGCGACAGGCACCTGCCGCCTTCGGTGATTTCGGGTTTTCAGATCGTGGCGCGCGATGAGCGGCGCAATCTCTTTCCGTCCAGTCAGATCATGACGCCGGGGATATCGGAGGACGGCCGCTTCTGGAGCGTCGAGGTACCGGGTTCGCATTCCGATATCGGTGGCAGCTACCACCTCGACGGGTTGTCCGTGGTCAACGGCAATTACATGGCCGACTACATCAATTCCCTGCTGCCGGAGCCGGTGCTGACACTTCGGGAAGAGACGATGGATGCCACGCGTTATGCGATCCATCATTCCGAAGAGCATTCGCTGATGTACCGCACGACCGTCTACGATCGTGACGGGCTGCGCGATGTGGTGGGTTCCCAGCTGTCGCCGCCACATTGTCGGTTCGTCGTCGTGTGCGCACCGCCGGATGCCGTGGATCCCTTTTTCGCGTCGATGCTTGCCGAGCGGCATGCGTTTGTTGCTCACGACTGGCGCTATCCCGAGATACTGGCCGTCGAGCACATCATCGAACCCGTGGTGCGGCCTTTACTCACTGCGCAGCCTGAGCCGAAGCCTTTCGACAATCACGCTTTCGACCTCGAACGCCATCTCGCGGTCGGAAATATTCCCCTGCCGTCTGGCTATGACGTCGTTCAAGACAAGACACCGGCGTCGTCCCTCCAGCCCGTGTCCCGGCCGGCAACGCCCGACATCGGGCACGATCTCCAGCTGGCACGCGACGGCCAGACGATCAACGAGCGCGTCCGCCAGGAGTTGGGCCCCAGGCCTTTGGCGCCCATCGTGCGCGTCCGTGCCTTGGAGCAGGAGCAAACCCCTGATCTCGAGCCTCCTCTGGACCATTCCCTCAATCAAAGCCACGAACCGATCCATGCAGGCTCTCAGGTGCCAGAGACTCCAGCGCAGATCCAACCAGTCGCCGTAGAGGTGGAGCGCGGGCCGGGCAAGGACGTGGACGTGGACTTGGATGTGGACGTTCTGCCGCTACAGGTGCCCCTTGCAGCCGTCCTTGAGCCCGCGCGCGCCGATGCCCATGCCCCCAGCCACTACTATCCGCCCAACGACCCCCGCAACGAGAGCCACCGTGACCATCGTCTGCACGCCTCCATCCACAACCTGCTGGCCGCCTTGCACGAAAAGGAAGGGATCGACCTCAGCCCGACCCAAATGGAGCGTCTCAGTCTGGCGACGTTGGTCACGGTGAAAGCCCATGGCCTCTCAGCCGTCACCCACATGCAGTTCGGTCAGGACGAGCGTAGCAATACGATTCCCACCATCCATGCGTTCGAAGCCTTCCGCGACAACCTGACCGACCCGCGCACCGGGTGGGCCGGCCTGGAAGCGACCGCGGCGCTACGTCAGCCCGAACAGGCCGTGATCCAGCAATTGCAGGACGTGAACATGGCGATTGAGCAGCGGCAGGCGGTGAATGACATGGACATGTCGCGGCAGCAGGGGGTGGGCATGTCGATGAATATGTAG
- a CDS encoding winged helix-turn-helix transcriptional regulator, with product MRRYRLLDLSIDLDRQTVERGGTRLDVTGLSFRLLACLVEHGEHVVTFDQLMEAVWAPALVNEETVTQRVRLLRQSLGDDARAPRYIRTVRSRGYQLGEPPIPDLIEPPRRRLAVWPALAAVVVLGAAAFGASFLAREEKPAPSAEQQILDRAQWYARMGQRDNNERALALYDRALHEAPDDADALSGASRTRAARTCLYNGSIDDASDALRLARRAVAVGPDNPGAWSALGYARDCMGDVGGAIAAYESAVRLNPDDDATRSSAAYLYQEQGRLADALHANLDMRGDPSRVRYREVQLAREYDLLGFTAQAGQRFRQVFELSPDNVFGNIGWPAYLFAHGRFDEARSAVTEARHRDTARPELAILDGELALRRGDKAAAANAFAEAHALRPEASLPETLALLYGETPLGAEALQQRIIATRKALASDPWPASRFELSWLLQAAGDRRNAIAALDDAVAMGWRDAGYLRASPLFAPIAADPAFQDVIESIDRRTRAERDRVLDATWCPTDLPCRTSIPRDMPL from the coding sequence GTGCGTCGCTACCGCCTGCTCGACCTCAGCATCGACCTCGACCGGCAAACGGTGGAGCGCGGCGGTACCCGGCTCGACGTGACGGGGCTCAGCTTCCGCCTCCTCGCCTGCCTGGTGGAGCACGGCGAGCACGTCGTGACGTTTGACCAGCTGATGGAGGCCGTGTGGGCACCCGCGCTGGTCAACGAAGAGACGGTGACGCAGCGGGTGCGCCTGCTGCGCCAGTCGCTGGGGGATGACGCACGCGCGCCGCGTTATATCCGCACCGTGCGCAGCCGCGGCTACCAGCTTGGCGAGCCGCCCATCCCGGACCTCATCGAGCCGCCGCGCCGGCGTCTCGCGGTATGGCCTGCCCTGGCTGCCGTCGTGGTCCTCGGTGCCGCCGCCTTCGGGGCCAGTTTCCTCGCCCGTGAGGAGAAGCCCGCGCCCAGCGCCGAGCAGCAGATCCTCGACCGCGCGCAGTGGTACGCGCGCATGGGCCAGCGCGACAACAATGAGCGCGCGCTGGCCTTGTACGACCGCGCGTTGCATGAAGCACCGGACGATGCCGATGCGCTGTCCGGCGCCAGCCGCACGCGCGCCGCGCGCACCTGCCTGTACAACGGCAGCATCGACGATGCCTCCGATGCCCTGCGCCTCGCGCGGCGCGCCGTGGCGGTCGGCCCGGATAACCCCGGGGCATGGTCGGCGCTGGGTTATGCGCGGGATTGCATGGGCGACGTCGGCGGCGCCATCGCCGCGTACGAAAGTGCCGTGCGGCTGAATCCGGATGACGATGCCACGCGCTCGTCCGCCGCCTACCTTTACCAGGAGCAGGGCCGCCTCGCGGATGCGCTGCACGCCAACCTCGACATGCGTGGCGATCCGTCGCGCGTGCGTTACCGCGAGGTGCAGCTCGCCCGCGAATACGACCTGCTGGGCTTCACGGCGCAGGCCGGGCAACGCTTCCGGCAGGTCTTCGAACTCTCGCCGGACAACGTGTTCGGCAACATCGGCTGGCCGGCCTATCTGTTCGCGCACGGGCGTTTCGACGAAGCCCGGAGCGCGGTCACGGAAGCGCGGCACCGTGACACCGCGCGGCCGGAGCTCGCCATCCTCGATGGCGAGCTTGCCCTGCGACGTGGCGACAAGGCCGCGGCGGCCAACGCGTTCGCGGAAGCGCATGCGCTGCGTCCCGAGGCGTCGCTGCCCGAGACGCTCGCCCTGCTCTACGGCGAAACGCCGCTGGGTGCCGAAGCACTGCAGCAACGCATCATCGCCACGCGCAAGGCCCTGGCCAGTGACCCCTGGCCGGCCAGTCGCTTCGAACTGAGCTGGTTGCTGCAGGCCGCCGGCGACCGTCGCAACGCCATCGCCGCGCTGGATGACGCGGTGGCGATGGGCTGGCGAGACGCGGGTTACCTCCGCGCCTCGCCATTGTTCGCACCCATCGCCGCCGATCCTGCGTTCCAGGATGTCATCGAGAGCATCGACCGGCGCACGCGTGCCGAACGCGACCGCGTCCTCGACGCGACGTGGTGCCCGACGGACCTCCCCTGCCGCACCTCGATCCCTCGCGACATGCCGTTGTGA
- a CDS encoding undecaprenyl-diphosphate phosphatase → MNDLISAILLGIVEGITEFLPISSTGHLLIAERWLGARSDLFNVAIQAGAILAVTFIYWRTLWSFVQNWRRPETRDYLAKLSVAFLITAVLGLIATKMGFKLPETITPIAWALIVGGFWMILAEQVASKRPDQVAITWRAAILVGLAQMVAGIFPGTSRSAATIFIAMLAGTTNRAAATEFAFLVGIPTMYAATGYELLKTFQHGGAAGEDWTGLGVAFVVSTVVAFAAVKWLLGYIRSHRFTPFAVYRIALGIALLLFLPAGV, encoded by the coding sequence GTGAATGACCTGATCAGCGCCATCCTCCTCGGTATTGTCGAAGGGATCACGGAATTCCTGCCCATTTCGAGTACGGGCCACCTGCTGATTGCCGAGCGCTGGCTCGGCGCTCGCTCCGATCTCTTCAATGTCGCCATCCAGGCCGGTGCGATCCTCGCGGTCACGTTCATCTACTGGCGGACGCTGTGGAGCTTCGTGCAGAACTGGCGCCGCCCGGAAACGCGCGATTACCTCGCCAAGCTCAGCGTCGCCTTCCTGATCACGGCCGTGCTCGGGCTGATCGCCACGAAGATGGGTTTCAAGCTGCCTGAAACCATCACCCCGATCGCCTGGGCGCTGATCGTCGGTGGCTTCTGGATGATCCTCGCCGAGCAGGTGGCCTCGAAGCGGCCGGACCAGGTGGCCATCACCTGGCGTGCGGCCATCCTGGTGGGCCTGGCGCAGATGGTCGCCGGTATCTTCCCGGGGACCTCGCGCTCGGCCGCGACGATCTTCATTGCGATGCTGGCCGGCACCACCAACCGTGCGGCCGCCACCGAGTTCGCGTTCCTGGTCGGCATTCCCACCATGTATGCGGCCACCGGCTACGAGCTGCTCAAGACGTTCCAGCACGGCGGTGCCGCCGGTGAAGACTGGACCGGCCTGGGCGTCGCCTTCGTCGTCTCCACCGTCGTCGCCTTCGCCGCGGTGAAGTGGCTGCTGGGTTACATCCGCTCGCACCGGTTCACCCCGTTCGCGGTGTATCGCATCGCGCTCGGCATCGCCCTGCTGCTGTTCCTCCCCGCCGGCGTCTGA
- a CDS encoding efflux transporter outer membrane subunit has product MAPIPLPRRRAGARPVAVLVAALCLSACAPAVRPPAFTPREEVPLAGLPTGQAGWPEAAWWKRYGDAQLNRVVDMAMRGSPNLEQAEARYRAAQRAVDSQKAELNPQVRGLLSGTHGYSDVTLQGEVPGGVGTAQRIQLSPGHSWSNSGAAGALATWDLDLWGKQKDAVSAAVGQARAAEAERASAATSLQYNVVNTYFDWQAQQARLAVARHVVHSADDYRSLVELRVKHGLDDPTNLDQADAQLAQQRGNVAQLEGAAQLDLVQLAALAGVSPADLGPLNPVPLPTPDVQLPPDARLGLLARRPDIAAARWQIEASSKNIDQARKAYYPDVSLTGLGAFLRTYPDLGSGTRTDLALASVGPSIQLPIFSGGRLLAQVESAQAQLDTAVAQYDGAVVQAAGDVAQGVATLQMLDARRTQQDRQYDATVAQQQKAGDRRSKGLIDDRDWLRADMQVDQQRDARLQLTSQLLSANLSLIHALGGGYHADDLPALPATAAAKETTR; this is encoded by the coding sequence ATGGCGCCTATCCCTCTCCCGCGCCGCCGGGCCGGTGCACGGCCCGTTGCCGTGCTCGTCGCGGCGTTGTGCCTCAGTGCCTGTGCTCCTGCGGTGCGGCCGCCGGCGTTCACCCCGCGCGAGGAAGTACCGCTGGCCGGGCTGCCCACGGGCCAGGCCGGCTGGCCTGAGGCGGCATGGTGGAAACGATACGGCGACGCCCAGCTCAACCGCGTCGTGGACATGGCCATGCGCGGCTCGCCGAACCTCGAACAGGCCGAGGCACGCTATCGCGCCGCGCAGCGTGCGGTTGACTCGCAGAAGGCCGAACTCAATCCCCAGGTGCGCGGGCTGCTCTCGGGTACCCACGGTTACAGCGATGTCACCTTGCAGGGCGAGGTGCCCGGTGGCGTCGGCACCGCGCAGCGCATCCAGCTGAGCCCCGGCCATAGCTGGAGCAACAGTGGTGCCGCCGGTGCGCTGGCCACGTGGGACCTGGACCTGTGGGGCAAGCAGAAGGATGCGGTATCCGCCGCCGTTGGCCAGGCGCGCGCCGCGGAAGCCGAGCGCGCCTCGGCGGCCACCTCGCTGCAGTACAACGTGGTGAACACGTACTTCGACTGGCAGGCCCAGCAGGCGCGTCTTGCCGTGGCGCGGCACGTGGTGCATAGCGCCGACGACTACCGCTCGCTGGTCGAGCTGCGCGTGAAGCACGGTCTCGACGACCCGACCAACCTGGACCAGGCCGATGCCCAGCTCGCCCAGCAGCGCGGCAACGTCGCGCAGCTGGAAGGTGCGGCGCAACTCGACCTCGTCCAGCTCGCCGCACTCGCCGGCGTGTCGCCCGCCGACCTGGGCCCGCTCAACCCGGTGCCGCTGCCCACGCCCGATGTGCAGCTGCCGCCGGATGCACGGCTCGGCTTGCTGGCGCGCCGGCCGGACATCGCGGCCGCGCGCTGGCAGATCGAGGCGTCATCAAAAAACATCGACCAGGCGCGCAAGGCGTACTACCCCGACGTGAGCCTGACCGGCCTGGGCGCGTTCCTGCGCACCTATCCGGATCTCGGCTCCGGCACGCGTACCGACCTCGCGCTGGCCAGCGTCGGTCCGTCCATCCAGTTGCCGATCTTCAGCGGCGGCCGCCTGCTCGCGCAGGTGGAAAGCGCGCAGGCGCAGCTCGACACGGCGGTAGCGCAGTACGACGGCGCCGTGGTGCAGGCCGCCGGCGACGTCGCCCAGGGCGTGGCGACGCTGCAGATGCTGGACGCGCGCCGCACGCAGCAGGATCGCCAGTACGACGCCACCGTCGCCCAGCAGCAGAAGGCCGGTGACCGCCGCTCGAAAGGCCTGATCGACGACCGCGACTGGCTGCGCGCCGACATGCAGGTGGACCAGCAGCGTGACGCCCGCCTGCAGCTCACCAGCCAGCTGCTTTCCGCAAACCTCTCCCTGATCCACGCGCTGGGCGGCGGCTACCACGCCGATGACCTGCCCGCCCTGCCGGCCACCGCGGCCGCGAAGGAAACCACGCGATGA
- a CDS encoding efflux RND transporter periplasmic adaptor subunit: MTPDHDEPRNDGEGDSTPLPYKYRYKYLHKYGDASAHGESEHGEGKDEKDDEKEDDGKKDDKEGKDDKKKDDDQDDPKKKRRKVIILSVIAAVFILAGLTWLLLYIFVFTQREKTDDAYVKGDMVTISSRVAGTVIEVAAEETERVHAGQVLIRLDPVDAKVALMNAEGQLAQAVREAQAKVQQANQADAAIPQRRAQYEQARDEYNRRHPLLERRAVSAEEVDTGKRQMQQALAALNAAEREAAAAHAQVDGTTVENYPAVVQARSQFRNAWVNSGRNAIVSPIEGYAARRQVQVGQRVQAGQDLLTVVPLQDLWIDANFKETQLEHIRIGQPVKVSTDMYSDMEFHGKVVGLNAGTGSAFSLLPAENATGNWIKVVQRLPVRVSIDPEDLRKHPLRIGLSTDVTVDTHDRDGRVLAETPRSKPLATTNVYEQEMNDADAHALAIIRANTVDLPQAAPAKAGR; the protein is encoded by the coding sequence ATGACGCCTGACCACGACGAGCCGCGCAACGACGGCGAGGGCGATAGCACGCCGCTGCCGTACAAGTACCGCTACAAGTACCTGCACAAGTACGGTGATGCCTCGGCGCATGGGGAGTCGGAGCACGGCGAAGGCAAGGACGAGAAAGACGACGAGAAGGAAGACGACGGGAAGAAGGACGACAAGGAAGGGAAGGACGATAAGAAAAAGGACGACGACCAGGACGACCCGAAGAAAAAGCGCCGCAAGGTGATCATCCTCTCGGTGATCGCCGCCGTCTTCATCCTCGCCGGCCTCACCTGGCTTCTGCTGTACATCTTCGTGTTCACCCAGCGCGAGAAAACCGACGACGCCTACGTGAAGGGCGACATGGTGACGATCTCCTCGCGCGTCGCCGGTACCGTGATTGAAGTCGCCGCGGAAGAAACCGAACGCGTCCACGCCGGCCAGGTGCTGATCCGCCTCGACCCCGTCGACGCGAAGGTGGCGCTGATGAACGCCGAAGGCCAGCTCGCACAGGCCGTGCGCGAAGCGCAGGCGAAGGTGCAGCAAGCCAACCAGGCCGACGCGGCGATTCCGCAACGACGTGCGCAGTACGAACAGGCGCGTGACGAATACAACCGCCGTCATCCGCTGCTCGAACGGCGTGCCGTTTCCGCGGAAGAAGTCGACACGGGCAAGCGCCAGATGCAGCAGGCGCTCGCCGCGCTCAACGCCGCCGAGCGCGAAGCCGCGGCAGCGCACGCGCAGGTCGACGGCACCACGGTCGAGAATTACCCCGCCGTGGTCCAGGCCCGCTCGCAGTTCCGCAATGCGTGGGTGAACAGCGGCCGCAACGCCATCGTCTCACCCATCGAAGGCTACGCCGCACGCCGCCAGGTGCAGGTGGGGCAACGCGTGCAGGCTGGGCAGGATTTGCTCACCGTCGTTCCCCTCCAGGATCTGTGGATCGACGCGAACTTCAAGGAAACCCAGCTCGAGCACATCCGCATCGGCCAGCCGGTGAAGGTCTCCACCGACATGTACTCGGATATGGAATTCCACGGCAAGGTCGTCGGCCTGAATGCGGGCACGGGCAGCGCGTTCTCGCTGCTGCCGGCCGAGAACGCCACCGGCAACTGGATCAAGGTGGTCCAGCGCCTGCCGGTGCGCGTCTCGATCGACCCGGAAGACCTGCGCAAGCATCCGTTGCGCATCGGCCTCTCCACCGACGTCACCGTCGACACCCACGACCGCGACGGCCGCGTCCTGGCCGAGACTCCGCGCAGCAAGCCGCTCGCCACCACCAACGTCTACGAGCAGGAGATGAACGACGCGGACGCGCATGCGCTGGCGATCATCCGGGCGAACACCGTCGACCTGCCGCAAGCCGCGCCGGCCAAAGCCGGCCGCTGA
- a CDS encoding DHA2 family efflux MFS transporter permease subunit, with protein sequence MPTKNGNGSGGLAPMHGGQLALLTAGVALATFMEVLDISIVNVSVRTIAGNLGVSSNEGTMAISAYSMASAVMQPLTGWVARRFGEVRTFTISVMLFVVFSALCGLAQSMPMLILFRLLQGAVSGPMVPLSQTLLLNNYPPKRRPIALALWAMTVVVAPVFGPILGGWITDNYHWSWIFFINIPVGLFAVIITVTLLRGRESKVAKVPIDAVGLFLLAVGVGCLQFMLDNGNDDDWFTSHVITVLAIVSLVCLTFLVAWELMHKNPVVELRLLGKRNFLVGVLCLSLGMFAFFGGTVVMPMWVQEVMGYTATWAGFVVAPIGILAIFFSPLVGAFQHKFDLRLLNTVGFAIFAGASFWMSTLNTTAPYHDLALPRLMMGAGVALFFVPVNQIILSGIPDEQVASASGLSNFFRTLAGSIATAVSTTMYSHRTTYHHAVLAEHVVSGDRATQAYLDRFQAFGVQGPTANAALNRIVDLQAATLAVNDVFWLFGLMFGMAMIAIWFAKPPFASGGTPGH encoded by the coding sequence ATGCCGACGAAGAACGGCAACGGCAGCGGGGGCCTTGCCCCCATGCACGGCGGGCAGCTGGCGCTGCTGACCGCCGGCGTCGCGCTGGCGACGTTCATGGAGGTACTCGACATCTCCATCGTCAACGTGTCGGTGCGCACCATCGCGGGCAACCTCGGTGTCAGCAGTAACGAAGGCACGATGGCGATCAGCGCGTACTCCATGGCGAGCGCGGTGATGCAGCCGCTCACCGGTTGGGTCGCCCGGCGCTTCGGTGAAGTGCGCACCTTCACCATCTCGGTGATGCTGTTCGTGGTGTTCTCGGCCCTGTGCGGCCTGGCGCAGAGCATGCCGATGCTCATCCTGTTCCGGCTTCTGCAGGGTGCGGTGTCGGGGCCGATGGTGCCGCTGTCGCAGACCTTGCTGCTCAATAACTATCCGCCGAAACGACGGCCGATCGCGCTGGCGCTATGGGCGATGACGGTGGTGGTGGCGCCGGTGTTTGGCCCCATCCTCGGCGGCTGGATCACCGACAACTACCACTGGTCGTGGATCTTCTTCATCAATATTCCCGTGGGTCTGTTCGCGGTGATCATCACGGTCACGCTGCTGCGCGGTCGCGAGTCGAAGGTCGCCAAGGTGCCGATCGACGCCGTGGGCCTGTTCCTGCTCGCGGTGGGCGTGGGCTGCCTGCAGTTCATGCTGGACAACGGCAACGACGATGACTGGTTCACCTCCCACGTCATCACCGTGCTGGCGATTGTCTCGCTGGTGTGCCTGACCTTCCTCGTCGCCTGGGAGCTCATGCACAAGAACCCGGTGGTGGAACTGCGCCTGCTCGGAAAACGAAACTTCCTCGTCGGCGTCCTCTGCCTGTCGCTGGGCATGTTCGCGTTCTTCGGCGGCACGGTGGTGATGCCCATGTGGGTGCAGGAGGTGATGGGTTACACCGCGACGTGGGCCGGATTCGTCGTCGCGCCCATCGGCATTCTCGCCATCTTCTTTTCACCGCTGGTCGGCGCGTTCCAGCACAAGTTCGACCTGCGCCTGCTGAACACCGTGGGCTTCGCCATCTTCGCGGGCGCGTCGTTCTGGATGTCCACGCTCAACACCACGGCGCCGTACCATGACCTGGCGTTGCCCCGCCTGATGATGGGCGCGGGTGTGGCATTGTTCTTCGTCCCGGTGAACCAGATCATCCTTTCCGGCATCCCGGATGAGCAGGTAGCGAGCGCCTCAGGCCTGTCGAACTTCTTCCGCACCCTGGCCGGCAGTATCGCGACGGCGGTGAGTACGACGATGTATTCGCACCGGACGACCTACCACCACGCCGTGCTGGCCGAGCACGTGGTCTCAGGCGACCGCGCCACCCAGGCCTACCTGGACCGCTTCCAGGCCTTCGGCGTGCAGGGCCCGACGGCGAACGCGGCCCTGAACCGCATCGTCGACCTGCAGGCGGCCACGCTCGCGGTCAACGATGTGTTCTGGCTGTTCGGCCTGATGTTCGGCATGGCGATGATCGCCATCTGGTTCGCGAAACCACCGTTCGCTTCCGGCGGTACGCCCGGGCATTAG
- the acpA gene encoding acid phosphatase, whose amino-acid sequence MTKKHDNDTPDEGRRRLLGGMATTGAMLALGGATDAASAATKASAATPTGAALDALLEKHIQNVVVIYAENRSFNNLFGNFPGVLDPLKDVPAERYTQRDRDGTPLKTLPPIWGGLVPHEQTVDHRTYKIAEKDITGLPNAPWALHTGDGTPLPHGVVTRDLVHAFYNNQLQINGGKNDGFVAWGDNGALTMGHYDDTPVHLRLWRLAEQFTLCDRFFMGAFGGSFLNHQYLVAAQPPFYPNADKSPAQFGIAVTESGSATDYRLKMDEKSPKSAMDGKPKFAHHNQLTPDFYAVNTMGPPYSPGFNVDSKNPLLADATSANTLVPQVHKHIGDVLSAKNVDWAWYGGGFQAALDGKGDSDDGIFPSTPNFQAHHQPLNYFVSLAPGTDARAKHLRDGGLGESPKTNKFLADVVAGKLPTVAYYKPQGDLNMHAGYSDVEAGDRHIGAVIHQLRQSPQWKHMLVVITFDENGGWWDHVAPPKGDRWGPGTRIPALVVSPFAKKGHVEHTMYDTGSISRFLTRRFKLEKLPGLQMRDDAMVKAGGPAPGDLTETLTFG is encoded by the coding sequence ATGACCAAAAAGCACGATAACGACACCCCCGACGAAGGCCGCCGTCGCCTCCTCGGTGGCATGGCCACGACCGGCGCGATGCTCGCCCTGGGTGGCGCCACGGACGCCGCGAGCGCCGCGACGAAGGCCTCGGCCGCCACGCCCACCGGTGCCGCGCTGGATGCCCTGCTGGAAAAGCACATCCAGAACGTCGTGGTCATCTACGCCGAAAACCGTAGCTTCAACAACCTGTTCGGCAATTTCCCCGGCGTGCTTGATCCGCTCAAGGATGTGCCGGCCGAGCGATACACCCAGCGCGACCGCGACGGCACGCCGCTGAAGACGCTCCCGCCGATCTGGGGTGGCCTCGTGCCCCACGAGCAGACGGTGGACCACCGCACCTACAAGATCGCCGAAAAGGACATCACCGGCCTGCCGAACGCGCCGTGGGCGCTGCACACCGGCGACGGCACGCCGCTGCCGCATGGCGTGGTGACGCGCGACCTCGTCCACGCGTTCTACAACAACCAGCTGCAGATCAACGGTGGCAAGAACGACGGCTTCGTGGCGTGGGGCGACAATGGCGCACTCACCATGGGCCACTACGACGACACCCCCGTGCACCTGCGCCTGTGGCGCCTGGCCGAGCAGTTCACCCTGTGCGACCGCTTCTTCATGGGCGCGTTTGGCGGGTCGTTCCTCAACCACCAGTACCTCGTCGCCGCGCAGCCGCCGTTCTATCCCAACGCGGACAAGAGCCCGGCGCAATTCGGTATCGCCGTCACCGAGAGTGGCAGCGCCACCGACTATCGCCTGAAGATGGACGAGAAGTCGCCGAAGAGCGCGATGGATGGCAAGCCGAAGTTTGCCCACCACAACCAGCTCACCCCGGACTTCTACGCGGTGAACACCATGGGCCCGCCGTACTCGCCGGGTTTCAACGTGGACAGCAAGAACCCGCTGCTGGCCGATGCCACGAGCGCGAATACGCTGGTACCGCAGGTGCACAAGCACATCGGCGACGTGCTTTCGGCGAAGAACGTGGACTGGGCCTGGTACGGCGGTGGCTTCCAGGCCGCGCTGGACGGCAAGGGCGATAGCGATGACGGGATTTTCCCCTCCACGCCAAACTTCCAGGCCCACCACCAGCCGCTGAATTACTTCGTCTCGCTGGCCCCCGGCACCGACGCACGCGCGAAGCACCTGCGCGACGGCGGCCTGGGCGAATCGCCGAAGACGAACAAGTTCCTCGCCGATGTCGTTGCCGGCAAGCTGCCCACCGTCGCGTACTACAAGCCGCAGGGCGACCTGAACATGCACGCCGGTTACTCGGACGTCGAAGCCGGCGACCGCCACATCGGCGCTGTGATCCACCAGCTGCGCCAGAGCCCGCAGTGGAAGCACATGTTGGTGGTCATCACCTTCGACGAAAACGGCGGCTGGTGGGACCACGTGGCACCGCCGAAGGGCGACCGCTGGGGCCCGGGCACGCGCATCCCCGCGCTGGTGGTGTCGCCGTTCGCGAAGAAGGGCCACGTCGAGCACACCATGTACGACACCGGCTCGATCTCGCGCTTCCTCACCCGCCGCTTCAAGCTGGAAAAACTGCCCGGCCTGCAGATGCGCGACGACGCGATGGTGAAAGCCGGTGGCCCGGCCCCCGGCGACCTGACCGAAACGCTCACCTTCGGCTGA